The following DNA comes from Candidatus Latescibacterota bacterium.
AACTGCCCTCCTCTCGTTTACTAAATAACGGTTGACACCAGCCGGATCCATATCACCTCATCATGATCATCTTACCCGTTCTCAGCTCCGTCCCGGATTTTATAGCGTACAGGTAGGCTCCGCTGGGGACCATCGCCCCTCTGTCCGTCCTGCCGTCCCACCGGACACTGAACTCGCCTCCCGAAACCATCCCCGAAAAAAGTCTCCTGATAAGGCTGCCGTCGACCCCATAGACGTTTATTTCGATCTCATGCATGCTCACCGATGGGTCGAGCTGAGCTCTTATCGTAGTGACAGGATTGAAAGGGTTCGGATAGTTCATGGCCGAAAGGATCGTGCCCCCCGGCGTAGCATCTGAATCCACCGAAGCGATTACCGGAGCGATCAGAGTGACTAAAAAGGTCTCAAGATCCGGAACTTGATCTGGCAGGTCGATATAGGGGTTCTCTATCGTTCCAGAGTAGTTGGCAGCCTCTCCACCGAACAGATATCTGAAATCCTCAGCGAATATCTCTTCCGGCGAGTACATGTGCGCCATCAGAACATCTTCCGATTCTCCATCCAGCAGATCCCTTATCATTAGATAATCAAGCCATTCCCTGCTTTCCGAACCGGGGATGAACAGGTTGTGGACGCAATGCCCCACTTCGTGAGTGAGCGTATAGGCGGTCAGCTCCCTTGAGACATCATAGACACCCGGTGATATAAATATCCTGTTGCCAAGTGCCGAACTTCCCGGCACGAACCTTCGAGGCAGCGGCAGAATGAAGATCTCAAGTTCCAGATCCACCATCACTCCATCCACATCGATCTCGGCCAGGGCGGAGACTATATCATCCATAGCCGCAGGATGGAACGAACCATCCCCCTTGTTCACGATGACGGGATCATAGATATCCTCTACCAGGATATAGCTTGAACCATCGGGAAGGACCATCATCAGGCGGCCACATTCATCCCTGCAAGTCATCGTTTCCATTACATATGAGGGCCCGTAAAGTACAGCCTTTATCCCGTTCCCCGGATAGAAGGTCTGGGGAATTTCCGCAGTGGCTGTACCGGACATGATTATCACCAAAATGGAAATAATCATCATTGATATGTCTATCTTCTTTATTACAAACATATTACATCCTGTAACAAACCGATGGCAGCAGAAACTCCACAGCCAGTCCTGTTTACGACTGCAACTGATGTTCCCTGAACGAGAAATGTGACAGGATCAATCACCCTGGGGTCGTGCTGGCGTTCTCTGGCAGGATGCGAAAGATATCGACAAAGATTTGCAACTCATTGTCAGTATTATTCTTGAGCCCGGAAAACAGGCGCTGGCATCAGAGGCTGAAGCACGTTCATATATTTTCATGGGGAGGAATCATCATCATAACGCCCCCCGAAAGTATTCGCCTCTAAGGGGGAAATGCCCCATATTCTGGAGCTTACTGAAGCAGAATAATCGCATATCATGTTGTTAATACACAAGTTGACTGACTATACCCATGGTTGGGGAAATATCCGCAATCAATGACCGGGAACGGTCCGTTCTCTAGAATCTCCGATGGGACGTGATATAGAAGTCAGGTCTATTATCCTCGGCGAAAGCTGCTTCGATCCTTATCATATTCTGGATGGGCGACAGGACCTCAAAACCGAAACCAGCCGACCTGTAAAACTTGCCGTCAGGCAGAAATCCGAAATCCTCGACGAGAGTCCCATGATCTACAAATGCGACACCATTGACCGTGAGATCGAATCTCCCGACAAGAGGTATGTTCCACACTATCGGACCGTATATTTTCTTTCTAAGTTGCATTGTCGCCGTAACCTTGTACAGGCCGCTGATCAAATCGCTGTGAAACCCCCTCAGATCGTTCTTTCCTCCCAGCCTCATCCTGAAGAACGAAGGTAATTCGCCTTCCCTGTCTACTGCACTCAGACTGGCAATGATCGAACCGGCTCTGCCGACAGGCTGGTAGAGATTCATAATGAAATTATAAAGTGTGTAATGCTGTTTATGCCCGTGGATCGTATCATAATGTTTCATATTGATGAACGAATAGATCCCGTCCATAGGCGCTATGACGTTATCGCGGCTGTCATATAGAAGGCTGAAACCATAGGCGAGATATGACTGGCGGAAAAAGACTCCGCCCGGGTCCGTGAGGTTTCCGGGAAGGGTCAGTCTGGAGAGCCTTTCCTCTATCATGATCTCAGGTATAAACCACCACTGATGGATAAGACTCTTTGTGAGAGGCAGGCCGACAGACACCATCGCCCCGTTGCTCTCCTTGATGAAGTCATCTTCCTCTGGCTTTTCGATACGAAAATATGAGAAAGCATTTATATTGAGTCTCAGACGGAATTCACCGACCCATGGCGCTGACCACGAGATACCTCCCCCCCGTTCTTTTTCGTGTTTTTCCTTGAACGACAAAAGAAGATTCTCTCCTGCTCCCCTGAAATTCCTGATCCTCCATCGGAACCCGTACCTGATGCCACTGTCCAGATCATAATCTATTACAGGCCAGGGATATTTCATAAACAGTCCGGGGCGTTCATCGACATGCACGATGACCCTGCATTCACCATCTTCAGTATGTTCGGCCGTGATATTCACTGAAGAAAAGAATCCAAGCCCCCTGAGATATGTATCATCTCTGTATATTAGAGCTTCGTTAAGCTCTTCGCCCTGTGTAGTAGCCATCTCGCGGATGATCGTGATCCTGTTCGTGCATTTGTTGCCCGTGACAAGGATCGTATCGATAATGCAACCCTTCATAGACTGCACTCTCCTGCATATCTCATCTCTGGAGGGGACAGGAGTACAGTCTACCGCCTTCTTCGATCTGAACCCGAACTTCCGGGCAAGGGACTCGAGAGCGGATGGCTCCCGGGCAGTCACTCCTGCATCGCTATCCGTATCTTTGGAAAACGCCGGAGTATTGTCTGTCGCTGAAACTTTTTCCTCACCATAGACCGATGTGGAGAATGAACCAGGAAGAACCAGGGCAGCTATGGCCATCGCCGATATTACAATAGGGATTCTGAAGTGATTCAAACGTGCAGACTCCGGATCCTTGATTATCAGGATATGATTTACCCTTTAAGATAATAAGGACCCGTCCCACGGACAAGTACTATCCGTGTTCTACTCAGCTTCATCCGGGAATTCGGGCAGCGACTTGTTGTCAAGGAGTCCGGCCTTCGAAAGGATGAAGGATCCGGTTCCTGTAAATACCGCGACCAGCGTTACGAATCCACCCAGGAGTCTCACCAGCGCGGATGCAAAGACAACAGGTCCGATCCACATCATGCTGGAAAGTATGCCGAGAAAACTCAACACAAACAGTCCCAGCACACCCTGCACGAACAGGGAGTCACTCTCTACTCCGACCTTCTTTGCTAAAATCCTGCCTGTAGCCATGGCGCTGACAAAATATCCCATGATTATCATGGCGCCGAAGGAAAGTCCAAGAAGTATCGCTACGGGAATACCGATAATAGTAATACTCAGGATGACCGCGACGATAGCAACGACTATGCTTCCAAAGGTGAGGGCAAGCAGTCCTACACCGAGAGATTTGAAAAACGATCCGAATACGAAGTCAGAAGACTTCCTTATCCTGTCAGGAAGGAAATATATGATCAGCAGAAGTAACAAAGTCCCCACTACAAAGCTGATCAGCTTACTGACAAGCCGGAACACCCCTCCACCGAAGTCTGTGTGGAACGGTAGACCGATGATCTGCGGAGAATCGCCGATAACTACAGTCTGCCCCCTCACTCTGGCGTGATCGTCTTCTGTAAGGCTTCCAAGAACGGAGACCACTTCTCCATTGATGATCGCCGAAGGTCCGATGTCGATACTGCCCATGATCGACACTACGTCTCCTGTCACCTTTCCATCTATTTTCACGTCACCGAAAAAAGACACTACATCGCCCCTGACAAGTTCATCTTTGTCAATTATGATTATTTTGCCGAACCTGACGACCTGATTGTTATGGACCGTCCTGAATTCCCTGTCATCAGCACCAGCCAGACCGAAAATATCACCCAGATCGCCCAGATCGATATCGACATCCCCCAGAGCATCCTCGATATTCTCCGACAATTCCTCGGTATTGAGCTGAAAGTAAACTTCCTCTCCATCCTCTGACCCTACACGGACACCGCGGTCAGAGATCGAGATCTTTACCGGTTTGTCCCTGTCGCCTGGTTTCCTGTCTCTGTATTTGATCCTGCCGGTCTTGCTCTTGACTACAGTGGTAGAATCCTTGTCAGTTACTGAGACACTGTCTTTTTTCGCGTCTGCACTGCTTTCTTCTGATTCAGATCCTTCAGTATCCACCGCCACGACAATAGTGCCTCCCTGTATGGAGGAAATACTCTCAAAAGTCCGCTCGATGCGCCCTGCACCGAGGACGATGATCATGCACATCATAGTTATCGTCTTGCCTGCAACCGCGTTAAAAAATGCTGACATGCGTCTCTCCTTTTTTCCAGAATCCCTGAGCGGTCCTGAAAACGACATACAGGATCACAATTGCCGATATCGCCATCATGGCGAAATACGTCAGGGGGATACCATCCACCTGCCTCTGTATTGTCTTGACAAGTATCTTTCCCGCAACTCTATATTTTTCCATGGAACTTATATAGTTCAAGATCCTCTGTGGATCATCAAAAAACCGCCCTATCATGTAGAGGCCCGATTCTGTCATACCCAGCAGTTTCTTTCCTGCAGACATCATCATAAGAAGAAAAGGCGTGTATATGGCGGTAAACAATACAAAGATCGAAGAGATTATCCCTGTCGCCTGCAGTGGTACGGGCAGGCCTCTCCAGAAACTTCTTACCGAAAGAAAAACTTTTCGGGCCGCCCTTACCTTATACCTTGAGACATCGACTCTGGCCATCACCCTCATATTAAAGTCGGAATCCGGCTCCATCACTTCCATATCTTCGAGCACAGAAAAAATCCCGGCGAAAGCTGTATCAAGACTTTCGCACTGATGACAGCTCCGGCGGTGCTCTTCGTATTCAGCCATACCGGCACGATCAAGTTCCCCATCGTGGTAACGCTGAATCAACATTTTAAAAAGATGGCAATCCATCTGTCTCTACTCCTCTGATTCTTCCACAATAATATCACCACTGGCAGTCTCAAGAAATACTTTTGACTTACCTTCTCGTACTACACCAGTGATACTGTTCCTTCCCACTTTCTTTACATCGATGGGCAGGTCTATGGATATCTCACCTGAAGTCGTACCAGCCTTGAGAACATATCCACTTTCCATCCTGGTAATAAATATCAGCGATATATCACCGCTGGATGCGATTATGGAATAGTTCGCGTCACCTACTGGAATTACCCTGAAATCTGCTGCCCCACTGGCCGTGGAGGCATCGACTGCCCCTCTCACTCCAGTGAAACTCGATTCGGCGGCGATACCATGAAAATTCACATCACCGACTCCGTCAACAGTGATACTGCCATATTCTATGGAACACTTCAACCCTCCTCCAAGCTCGGACAGTTCCATCCTGCCGGAAGCTATGGAGGCCTCCATGTCACCCGAGATCTCCCGAGCCTTGATCGTTCCACTTGCGCTGGAAAGGACCACTGTCCCGTCCACATTTATTACTTCCATCGCGCCCGAGGACAGAGCCGCTTTGATGCAGCCCCTGATATCCCTGACATTCAATTCCCCGCTCGCCACACTTATATCCGCTCCGGATATAAGGCTGTTCACATTGACGACGCCACTGGCCATCGAGGCACCGAGTTTCATTCCTTCGGGCATCAACAGAGTGATCTCCATACTCATCCTGGGGGCCCTGCTGATCACGAAGGAAATAATATTTTTCTTTGTCCTGAATTTCTTTGGGTAGACAGCTTCGAGCCTGATAGTCTCCGCTGTCCTGGTGACCCTGACCTCCATCAGAGAGAGCATCTCGTCTGCTTCTTCCCTGTCATCAGCGAGACCTTTCTTTACGACCTTCAACAGAATATCGTCCCTCTTCTCTCCTATGACCGATAACCTGCCATTTATCCCCTCTATGATCAGCTTTGTCTGACCTTCTATCGAAATATCACTGGTCGACAACTCTTCGAACTCACTTGAAGCGTAAGTCCCCGGACTCCCTGCGATCAGTACTGCCGCCGTAACTGCCAGGATCGTCATACTGATTCGTTTCGTCATAATAGTCGCCTTCCGTTACGAAAGAGTCCCCTTCGCAGGGCCGATGTCATCGAACATCCCCTTGCTGGTGAATATCTCCTTGATCATATTCCTGGCTCTGTGGATCCTCGCCTTGACTGTGCCCAGAGGAATTCCGAGATTATCCGATATCTCCTCGTAGGACAATTGCTCCTGGTGCCGCAGGATCACAATGATCCTGTAATGCTCCGGAAGATCCGCTATAGCCTGTTCAAGCACTTCCATCATCTCCCTGTTTTCCATTTCCCTGTCGGGATCGATTGTGTCAGCCGGGATCTGACGGGACATTTCACCATCCGAACCGGATACAGGCTCGTCGAGAGAAACCACACCGCTTTTTCTCCTTCGGATAAAATCGATGCACAGATTCGACGTGATCCTGTAAAGCCAGCTCGAAAAAGGATACGAAGGGTTGTATCTGTCGAGTACGTTGAAAGTCCTGATGAAGACGTCCTGCGCCAGGTCTTCCGCATCCATAGGGTTCTTGACCATACGCATGCATATGCTGAAAACCGGCCCACGATATTTGACCAGTAGTTCTTCAAAGGCTTTCTCATCTCCTTTCAGGCAACGTTCGACAAGATTCGCATCTTCTTTCTTCAACTCTTACACCTCTGATACGAGGACCATGCTGAAAATGTTTCGTTTCCTGAAACTATAATCAGACGATTTTTTCATATTCTTGTTAACCGCGGAAAAAGATAGCAGCTTAAGGAAAAAGATAAAAGACGAATCTTGTAATAGCTTAAGAACACAATGGATAAAGCCGAAGAAATAGTTCCGGATGATTTTATTTTGTCTTGACAGGTGGCAGGCTGAAACCTAGACTCGGACCCGAGGCTGGCCTCAGCCTTATCGCCTGTTGTCAATGAAGTTAGATCAGGAGGAAGCAATGACTGGAATAGAATCCATTTTCGCGAGGGAAGTGATCGATTCCCGCGGGAATCCGACTGTCGAGGTCGAAGCATGGCTCGAAGGAGGAGCTTACGGCAGCGTGATAGTGCCTTCCGGTGCTTCCACAGGTGAGCATGAGGCAGTAGAACTCCGTGACGGCGACCCCGCCAGATACGGAGGAAAGGGCGTTCTGAAAGCTGTAGAAAACGTCAACGAGATCATAGCTCCCGAGGTCCTGGAACTCGACGCACTGGATCAGGTCTATATAGACAAGGTCCTCTGCCAGCTGGATGGTACACCAAACAAGGGCAAGCTTGGCGCCAATGCCATTCTTGGAGTATCCCTTGCGGTTGCCAAGGCGGCGGCCGACGAGCTCGGCGTCTCGCTTTATGAATATATCGGGGGCACAAACGCTAAAGTCCTGCCCGTACCGATGATGAATGTCCTTAACGGTGGTAAACATGCTGATAATAACGTAGATATACAGGAATTTATGATCGTACCGATAGGCGCCGGCTCGATAAGAGAAGCTGTGCGCTTCGGCGCCGAGACCTTTCACTCACTCAAGAAGATACTTTCGAAAAAAGGATACGCTACATCGGTAGGCGATGAGGGTGGGTTCGCGCCCAATCTGAGTTCGAACCGTGAAGGATTTGAACTTATCCTGGCTGCGATCGAGAAGGCCGGGTTCAAGCCCGGAGAGGATATAGCTCTCGCCATTGACGCTGCCGCCAG
Coding sequences within:
- the eno gene encoding phosphopyruvate hydratase, whose amino-acid sequence is MTGIESIFAREVIDSRGNPTVEVEAWLEGGAYGSVIVPSGASTGEHEAVELRDGDPARYGGKGVLKAVENVNEIIAPEVLELDALDQVYIDKVLCQLDGTPNKGKLGANAILGVSLAVAKAAADELGVSLYEYIGGTNAKVLPVPMMNVLNGGKHADNNVDIQEFMIVPIGAGSIREAVRFGAETFHSLKKILSKKGYATSVGDEGGFAPNLSSNREGFELILAAIEKAGFKPGEDIALAIDAAASEFMKDDGYHLDAEGKIMSADELIGFYEKIVGEFPVVSIEDGLGEDDWEGWKRLNSSLGGKIQIVGDDIFVTNTQRLARGIKEGSANSILIKLNQIGTLTETLDAIEMAKKAGFTSVISHRSGESEDVTIAHVAVAVNAGQIKTGSLSRTDRIAKYNELMRIEEELGEIAIFPGIDAINVSAENR
- a CDS encoding zf-HC2 domain-containing protein — protein: MDCHLFKMLIQRYHDGELDRAGMAEYEEHRRSCHQCESLDTAFAGIFSVLEDMEVMEPDSDFNMRVMARVDVSRYKVRAARKVFLSVRSFWRGLPVPLQATGIISSIFVLFTAIYTPFLLMMMSAGKKLLGMTESGLYMIGRFFDDPQRILNYISSMEKYRVAGKILVKTIQRQVDGIPLTYFAMMAISAIVILYVVFRTAQGFWKKGETHVSIF
- a CDS encoding sigma-70 family RNA polymerase sigma factor, with amino-acid sequence MKKEDANLVERCLKGDEKAFEELLVKYRGPVFSICMRMVKNPMDAEDLAQDVFIRTFNVLDRYNPSYPFSSWLYRITSNLCIDFIRRRKSGVVSLDEPVSGSDGEMSRQIPADTIDPDREMENREMMEVLEQAIADLPEHYRIIVILRHQEQLSYEEISDNLGIPLGTVKARIHRARNMIKEIFTSKGMFDDIGPAKGTLS
- a CDS encoding DUF4097 domain-containing protein — encoded protein: MTKRISMTILAVTAAVLIAGSPGTYASSEFEELSTSDISIEGQTKLIIEGINGRLSVIGEKRDDILLKVVKKGLADDREEADEMLSLMEVRVTRTAETIRLEAVYPKKFRTKKNIISFVISRAPRMSMEITLLMPEGMKLGASMASGVVNVNSLISGADISVASGELNVRDIRGCIKAALSSGAMEVINVDGTVVLSSASGTIKAREISGDMEASIASGRMELSELGGGLKCSIEYGSITVDGVGDVNFHGIAAESSFTGVRGAVDASTASGAADFRVIPVGDANYSIIASSGDISLIFITRMESGYVLKAGTTSGEISIDLPIDVKKVGRNSITGVVREGKSKVFLETASGDIIVEESEE
- a CDS encoding BamA/TamA family outer membrane protein; the encoded protein is MNHFRIPIVISAMAIAALVLPGSFSTSVYGEEKVSATDNTPAFSKDTDSDAGVTAREPSALESLARKFGFRSKKAVDCTPVPSRDEICRRVQSMKGCIIDTILVTGNKCTNRITIIREMATTQGEELNEALIYRDDTYLRGLGFFSSVNITAEHTEDGECRVIVHVDERPGLFMKYPWPVIDYDLDSGIRYGFRWRIRNFRGAGENLLLSFKEKHEKERGGGISWSAPWVGEFRLRLNINAFSYFRIEKPEEDDFIKESNGAMVSVGLPLTKSLIHQWWFIPEIMIEERLSRLTLPGNLTDPGGVFFRQSYLAYGFSLLYDSRDNVIAPMDGIYSFINMKHYDTIHGHKQHYTLYNFIMNLYQPVGRAGSIIASLSAVDREGELPSFFRMRLGGKNDLRGFHSDLISGLYKVTATMQLRKKIYGPIVWNIPLVGRFDLTVNGVAFVDHGTLVEDFGFLPDGKFYRSAGFGFEVLSPIQNMIRIEAAFAEDNRPDFYITSHRRF